Genomic segment of Lemur catta isolate mLemCat1 chromosome 2, mLemCat1.pri, whole genome shotgun sequence:
acactgtgcccagcctttctGGGAAGTTCTATTCTTCTGAATTTCATATGTATTAAATGTCATGGTTGGAAAGCCTTAGAAACATTGATAAGCTTCATATTATCATCGTTATCTTAGTTTGCCAAATAGACCTGAAATGCTATCTTGCCAATGTCATAAAGCCTGGCTGTTAGTGTGTCTCAGAAGACCTGGCTATAGTGGACTGAATAGTGGTCTCTAAAAAGGTATGTCCAtgtcctaacccctggtacctgtgaataggaccttatttgggaaaaggatctttgaagatgtaattaaggtACAGACCTCCAGATGAGATCATCTGGGATTAACTGACCCTAAATTCAATGACAACTGTCCTTAAAAGATGGGGAGAACATAGATATAGAGGAGAAACACAGGGAAGATGTGAACatggaggcagagatcagagttATGCAGTTaaaagccaaggaacaccaaggctTGCCTGTAGCCACCGAAAGCAGGAAGAGGCAAATAAGGATTCTCTCGTGAGCTTCACAGGGAGGGTTGCCCTGCCAACacccttgatttcagacttctggtttccagaactgtgaatgaataaaattctgCTGGTTTAAGTCACTAAGTTGGTGGcaattttgttatggcagccctaaaaACCTAATACGCAACATATAGAAACATGGAGAAGACTGATGGTGAATAGTGTCTGCCTCTTCTGCTGAGATGTCAGCCAGCCTGGCCCTGAAGAGTGAAACTAGATCTCACTAGAAACCTTGCAGACATACCCCTTCTCCCTGAAATTGCATTTAGTCTCTCCCAAACTTTAATCCTCAAACGGTTCGTGCTAATTCTTGCTTCACTCCCGCTCCCATTTCTCCACTCCTCCAAACAGTATTGGCTATATAATTTGTGGGGTTCGATACAAGATGACAATGTAAGTCcccttgtttaaaaattaagtatttcaaGGCAGGGACAGTGGAGCATTAAGCAAAGCATAGGACCTTCTTAAAAGTACAGTTCTGTTTGACTGCACAGGTTGCAGGCGCATGAAGCTGGCCCTGCCTCTTACATCCAACTACTCTGACTTTGCAAAAATCCTCATTCAATACTGAAAAATACCAGTACCCTTATAAACTATTCACACAGTCTATTTTCTGGCTTTAAGTAGAAATCAGCTTTCTTTTGAGAATAGCTTTCCCTAGATGTCCCTTCAATGTAGACTGCTCATTGTCTCACACTCTAGGGCCATTAGGGATAGCATTGACGTCCTGTGTCTCCCTAGTATTGCTGCTTCTGAACTGTTAACTATCTCTTTCTTATACCAGCCCTTGATTCACTTAGGATCTTCCTCCCTGGACATGCACCTCCTGCCCCAACTGTGTATAGTCATCCACTCAGTTCTGCATCAGTCCACTACATTcatgaaagtgtttttttaagtctttgtttTTTATCGTATAGGATCACTGTTGGTGGCTTCAATGTCTATGTAGATAGTTTTTTCAATATCTTAGTTCCCAATTTCTTGATCTTCATTCTATGCCAGTCAACCCTACCCATAGCTCCTCCATAGACCATGCCATCATTATACTTCTAAAACTTCAAAGAAAACCGTCCTATTTCCCAATTACAACTTCTTATCTTTCTATCTCTCTCATTTGATGGAGATTTGTGGTTCCTGAGTTCAAAACTGGTTTAGATTCTTCCCAGCTATTTAGCCTTATTCAAAATATCTAaacttgctgagcctcagtttattatctgaaaatagagataattatttctatattgtgGGAGCATGGAtactgaataatttaaaaagtctgaGTGTAGCACCATTAGCAGACTCTAAAgtgttaattaaaatgaaatatttatctggttatattttcatatttcgcATAGATTTTGCCTAAAGGGAATTTGGAAGTGGCAGTAGTGAAGTGGCAGACGTCATAGGCCTCGGATGGGAAGCCGGGGCACAGTATGAGTGAGCAGATTAGCGTTGAGAAGACTTTGGCCACTGATTACCACTTTCAGGAAACAAGAGGAGATCGCAGATCTTCAGTGAGAAACCAGTTTCTCAGGAAGCAGAGAACTCCTTAATTTTTATCAGCAGCACCCTCATCCAgctaaaatggcttttaaagGGCACAATGAGACTTTAATAGtcaggaatttattttccttaataagaACCTGAAAGAGAAACTTGATAGacattgttttctgcttttctttgcagaaaaagttcCCTGCATTGCATGCTGCTTACCAATCTGCTAAAATAATCTGTTAATAAATGCGAAGACAGAGATTCTGggtgcagataagaaaactgtgTACATTCCTACCCTCTTCAAAATCCAAGATTAGATCAAAGAGCAACCTTGTGACACCTGGAGCGCAAGCCCTGGGGCGCGCACTAACCCGCGGGACGGAAAACCTGATGCAGCGTCGGAGAGCTGGAAGAGAATTGGAATTCCCCCAGTCACATCAAACAAATTCTTAACAGAACCTCACAGTCATCCCAGGGAACTGGAAGTGGCAGGCAGGGAGGACACGAGATTTGTGACGATCACCGATGATTAGTTGTGTGTTAACGCACACGCAAGCAAAAGAGCTCTCCCCAGGACGCCAGCAGGGAAGAGCCACTGTCGCGCTCGCCCCGGGGAGCTCCTCGGGGGCCGGATTTGCACCGAGAGCAACGCACCGCCTGGGAGCCGAGCTCTGCGCCTGGGGGCGGGACGCGGCGACCGCTCCCTCCGCCCCCCAGTCGCTGCCTCCGCCTGGCTGCGCCCCGGCCCAGCAGCTCAGGCGCGGCCGCATCCCCGCGCACCGTATCGGCGGCTCCGGGCCGCAGAAAGGTTGGGCGAGCCCGAACGCGAGAGGACCTGGCCCAGGCTCGGCGGGCAGCTCCGGGCGCAGCTGGTACGTACCTGGTGGACGGGAAGCCGGAGTGGGTGTCACTGGTGCGAGGATAGGGAAAGGACTTGGGGTGTCGGGGGAGACTGAGGGAAGGAAGATGTGGTAAGTGCAACTTTCCCATTTTCCGCCCCTTTTCCTCCCGGTCTGCACAAGTATCTGGGGAATTCAAAGCAGGTGCGTCTTTTGCTAGGGTGACCACACCATTTAACACGCACACCAGGGTACTTTTAGAGTGAAAGGGGGGCGCTCAGGTCAACAGGCGTAACCCGGGCAGTCTGGCCACCTGATTTTTGCCCACTCTGCCCTGAAGGTGGGCATTAGTGACCTCCTGTCACAAGTTGCCCAGCCCTTCTCTCCGGCCAGCAATGCCCTGTCGTTTCTCTTGGGCGGTGCTTTCCAAGCCCCCAGCAGCCGCGAGCCGCCACTGGGTCAGCAGAGACCCGAGTTCTAACCGGCTCTGCCAGCGTCGAGCTGTGTGGCTTTAGCTAAGTCACCCCACCTCACTGGGCTCCGTCCTTTCTTTTGATAAAATATGGGGATAGGTAGACCGGACGAATCTATGGGTCCCCCGCAGCTACTGGATTTTCCCTGCCCCTCGGTCACCAACGGGCCGCGGTGGAGGGACCCAAGTGCAAGGTAGTCTCAGGGGCTGAGGGACCTGGTGGGCCTGGGTCCTGGCTGTTGCTGCTGCCGCTTCTGCACCCCCTTGGGGACGCTCCTGAAGGTGCCTTCTAGGGAGAGATGACCCTGCCTTACCGTTACCCAGGCTGGCCAGTCCCTTCTGAGCGAGGCCCGGAAGATCAGGTCAGACCCGTGTTCTCTTCACGGGGAGCTCGGCCAGCCAAACTCCGGTCCTTTAGAAAAGTGCTTGGCATGAGCTAGGCACAGGGGAagcactaaaacaaacaaactaactaACAAACACCCAGCAGGTGGTAGTGTTATTAGCTGGAGTCTGTGGAGGCCTGGAAGGTGGGAGATTCAAGGCTGATGATCATTAAAACgttcaccaagaaaaaaataaaaaaccaaaacacttatCTATGGTTTGAATACCAGAAAGACACTGTATTAGAATTACTGAGTATTGCATTTctctttgtatgtatatatattcaaaatctaTCTATCCACTTTATCTCTTCACATGATGGCTTCCTTCTTACTGACATTGCCacgcattaaaaaaaaaaaatcctcctgggATTTAATATTCAGAAAGCCAAGAATTTGAATTACTAAAATGAGAACTGATGACCATACAGCTTATGGGTAGCATTATAATGTGGTAGGTTCTGGGTCAAGATTGGTTAAACCAGCATTTTAAGAACCTTGTTTCCTGTTAGCGTGTGTAGCCTGCTAGTCAGTTCCCCCTTACTGGCACTATCTCAAGAGAGTTCATTGTCTAAAAATGTGTTTTGGAAGTTCAAAGGATTCAATTTTGAAGGAAAGTATAgttttgaaaaaacaattttttttggaaaaagtttttagtaattgaatttttaatcttATCTTTATCACAACTTTCTTCAACAAAATATCAAAGGCCAATGGACTACTTTatgcagaatattaaaaaaatgtgtcaaatttcatttttgttaaagaattttttcctcctttttagtcaattttaaacatatgtttaGATCAATGATGGATCAATTTAATTTTCCTCATAATTTTTACAATTACTTAAATTGTTATGCAGGTTGCATTACAgcattttttataactttatggagatataatttacatattataaaatttattcctTAAGGGTGAAGGACTTTTTAGAAGTTTAcccttttcaattatttttcaataatttttagaaattttacccAGTTGTAAAACCATTACCATAATCTAGTTTTAGAACGTTTTCATCACTTCGTAAGAAGACTTTGTAGTCTTTATTCtcacccccagctccaggcaaccattaatctacttttagtctttatagatttgccttttctgaacaTTTCTTCTAAAGGGGATGATATACTATATACATGGtcttttgtgtgtggcttcttttacttagcataatatttttgaggttcatccatgttgtaacatgtatcagtattGAGTTCTTTTTTACTGCTGAATAGTTTTcaattgcatggatataccacatctTGTCCATTTCACTAGTTGATAAACATTTGCGTTGTTTCCAATGTGGGGCTATTATGAATCATGCTGCTAAGAACATTCACATGCATGTCTTTGTGagtacatgttttcatttctcttgagtagatATGTAGCAGTGGAATTGCCAGGGTGTATGATAAATTTGtgtctaatttttaaagaaaattacaaaataatttttcttgtagaaattgtatatttacaaaatgtaaatatataaaaaactctaaATTCTAGAGAAATATATGTTTCTTACTGGATCATATGTgattttataagtatatatagaGTTGGAGAGGAAatactgctttcttttgcatttagaGCTCAAGTACAGcaaacacttttgaaaaaaagattGCAATATCTCTcagaaatgagatttttcttgCTTAACTTTTTTCATGCTAAATGAGAGTGAATCAAGCTTAATCAAGACTAAATTTCCTTTAATGTCcattgaaaataaggaaaaatgtagtttgaaaattatattttaagaagttgATTAGACTCAGCCCTGAATGGCTTGACAGtaaattcagtgatttttccattccttcaatCCAAAATTTTAActgagttagaaaataaaaaaaaaaacaccctttgTGAATATCAAAAACAAACTACAAAATATAAATCCTATGATAAAATAAGCTTCTGTAACCATGATGCCATGCAATTCTTTTAAGtaataattaaacatattctGTTACCAGATGTGGGGATCTAAGGCCCAAGATTAAGTGatttacatatataaagaaatcacATATTTGGGGTAAATCCAGGGCTCTGCTTTCCTGTTTAAAAACTTCTCCCATTAATGCCATTAATGTACATCCTAAATCCTATTGATCTCAgacattttcatatactttatgTCCTTTTTATAAGTCATTATCAGTTACTAACATTATGTAAAAAGAACTCTAGGTTAAGCATTTGAACATACCCATAAAACCAAAAgaggttattattttttcttttaattagagGTATAACTCATTTTGGGAAATCAAACAGATATTCTACTTTTTACTTAAGTGAAATATACTTTTTGTTCTAGCTCCCAATGGCAAATAGCAGTTTTATGCATCTGCACAAGTAAGGAACATGCTATGGATTTTACAGGGCAGAGTGAATTTGTGTCCTCTAGTCACTCCTAGTCTTAAAAATGTGATAGTGTCCAAGAGTTGGGTGCTTGGTTGGAGAAGAGAATTTGGAGAtatctatataaaaatgaaataattcagatTTGCATATACTCCAGAACAGGAGAAGGCAATCTCACCCAGAATCCTGGATCAATTAGAAATAGGATTTCTCAGATTGGAAAGAGGCCAAGGGAATGGGGCTGCTTTAAGACCATGTGGTCTGGAGCCAAGACAGTTTTAGTACTTGTTTGAGGGAGAGAAGCAAAAGCATTTACAGACAGTGTGAACAGAGCTAGATGGCTTCCTGTACCTCCTGGACTCTCCCTTCCTGCAGGCACTACTTCCTTTTAAGCTTTAAGATCTGCTGTGCTGATGAAAGAGAGTCCCCATCCCCATGGGGATGTGGGGATAAGCATGGTTAACTGTAGGTTTTCATTCTATGGATAAAGGAAGACACTGAAGAAGTCCAGTGTGGTAGCTTTGGGAATGAAACCGTGGAAGACAGGAAA
This window contains:
- the PKIB gene encoding cAMP-dependent protein kinase inhibitor beta isoform X1 translates to MISCVLTHTQAKELSPGRQQGRATVALAPGSSSGAGFAPRATHRLGAELCAWGRDAATAPSAPQSLPPPGCAPAQQLRRGRIPAHRIGGSGPQKGWASPNARGPGPGSAGSSGRSWGHGILKRHSIKRNLGEGGTYKITEATH